One region of Xylanimonas ulmi genomic DNA includes:
- a CDS encoding DUF4129 domain-containing protein: protein MLAGAWGGMVLTDVPVTPDRDTARRWLVEELAHPEYATPPSLLERLWRWFTGLFDTLDPIAAPPWQVLLGAVVVVVLVLLVARWVAGPVRLARTRRVAGPVVLDDDTRTAAQLRAAADAAAARGDWAAAVADGFRAVVRGLEERAALDERPGRTAQEAAAAAGARLPAHAAALRTAATLFDDVVYGAHGASAADAASMRELDAHVRAARLSPAALRGPR from the coding sequence GTGCTGGCGGGCGCGTGGGGCGGCATGGTGCTGACCGACGTGCCCGTCACGCCCGACCGCGACACCGCGCGTCGGTGGCTGGTCGAGGAGCTCGCCCATCCCGAGTACGCGACGCCGCCCTCGCTGCTCGAGCGGCTGTGGCGATGGTTCACGGGCCTGTTCGACACCCTGGACCCGATCGCGGCGCCGCCCTGGCAGGTGCTGCTGGGCGCCGTCGTCGTCGTCGTTCTCGTGCTGCTCGTCGCGCGCTGGGTCGCCGGGCCGGTGCGCCTGGCGCGCACACGCCGCGTCGCCGGGCCTGTCGTGCTGGACGACGACACCCGCACCGCCGCGCAGTTGCGCGCGGCCGCCGACGCCGCGGCCGCCCGCGGCGACTGGGCCGCGGCCGTCGCCGATGGGTTCCGCGCCGTCGTGCGCGGGCTTGAGGAGCGCGCCGCGCTCGACGAAAGGCCCGGGCGCACCGCCCAGGAGGCCGCGGCCGCGGCGGGAGCGAGGCTGCCCGCGCACGCTGCGGCCCTGCGCACCGCGGCGACGCTCTTCGACGACGTCGTCTACGGCGCGCACGGGGCTTCGGCCGCCGACGCCGCGTCGATGCGCGAGCTCGACGCCCACGTGCGCGCCGCCCGCCTCTCCCCCGCCGCCCTGCGAGGGCCGCGATGA
- a CDS encoding stage II sporulation protein M: protein MDLDAFTTVHTPAWERLAALVRRRRLDGAEADELVRLYQEVATHLSTIRSAAPDPVLVTRLSDLLTRARARVGGAHDPAWYDVVRYAAWTVPAALYRVRWWTLGVVVAFLAVSIVAGAHVATDPDALAAMGTPAEREQYVNEAFAAYYDPGASFAAMVWTNNAWIAAQSVALGITGIGPVYVLAQNALSVGAIGGMMAAYGELDTFLQLIAPHGQLEVTAVLVAGAAGLKTFWAMIDPGPRKRATALAQEGRALVTCAVGLAGALALSGLIEGFVTGSALPWWLKIAIGTVALAAFWAYVLVWGSRAVAAGQTGDLDTDRAGAVAPTAG from the coding sequence GTGGACCTCGACGCCTTCACCACCGTGCACACGCCCGCGTGGGAGCGCCTGGCCGCCCTGGTGCGCCGACGACGGCTCGACGGCGCCGAGGCCGACGAGCTCGTGCGCCTCTACCAGGAGGTCGCGACCCACCTGTCGACGATCCGCTCGGCGGCGCCCGACCCGGTGCTCGTGACGCGTCTGAGCGACCTGCTGACGCGGGCGCGCGCCCGCGTCGGCGGCGCGCACGACCCGGCCTGGTACGACGTTGTGCGCTACGCCGCCTGGACGGTGCCCGCGGCGCTGTACCGGGTGCGGTGGTGGACGCTCGGCGTCGTCGTCGCGTTCCTGGCCGTCTCGATCGTTGCCGGGGCGCATGTGGCGACCGACCCGGACGCGCTCGCGGCGATGGGCACGCCCGCCGAGCGCGAGCAATACGTCAATGAGGCGTTCGCCGCCTACTACGACCCCGGCGCCTCGTTCGCGGCGATGGTGTGGACCAACAACGCGTGGATCGCCGCGCAGTCCGTCGCGCTCGGCATCACCGGGATCGGGCCGGTCTACGTGCTCGCACAGAACGCGCTCAGCGTCGGAGCGATCGGCGGCATGATGGCCGCCTACGGCGAACTCGACACATTCCTGCAGCTCATCGCGCCGCACGGGCAGCTTGAGGTGACCGCGGTCTTGGTCGCGGGGGCCGCCGGGCTCAAGACGTTCTGGGCGATGATCGACCCCGGTCCCCGCAAGCGCGCGACCGCGTTGGCGCAGGAGGGGCGCGCCCTGGTGACCTGCGCGGTCGGGCTGGCCGGGGCGCTGGCGCTGTCAGGGCTGATCGAGGGCTTCGTCACCGGTTCGGCGCTGCCGTGGTGGCTCAAGATCGCCATCGGGACCGTCGCGCTCGCCGCATTCTGGGCCTACGTGCTGGTGTGGGGGTCGCGGGCCGTCGCCGCTGGGCAGACGGGCGACCTGGACACCGACCGCGCGGGCGCGGTTGCGCCGACGGCGGGCTGA
- a CDS encoding AAA family ATPase yields MTHPEDTTGGPEAQTPAAPGAPDAAVRSALTRVRAEVGKAVVGQDGAVTSLLIALLCQGHVLLEGVPGVAKTLLVRALAASLDLGAKRVQFTPDLMPGDVTGSLVFDARTAQFSFREGPVFTNLLLADEINRTPPKTQAALLEAMEERQVSVDGSPRPLPDPFVVVATQNPVEYEGTYPLPEAQLDRFLLKVVLHVPPREQEVEVLARHAAGFDPRDLAAAGIRAVAGPADLAEARAQVRRVTVAPEVLGYAVDVCRATRQSPSLSLGVSPRGATALLATARAWAWLNKRDYATPDDVKALAHPTLRHRVQLRPEAELEGVTAETILSSVLATVPVPR; encoded by the coding sequence GTGACCCATCCCGAGGACACCACCGGCGGCCCGGAGGCGCAGACCCCCGCCGCGCCCGGAGCGCCGGATGCGGCCGTGCGCAGCGCCCTGACGAGGGTGCGCGCCGAGGTCGGCAAGGCCGTCGTCGGCCAGGACGGCGCCGTGACCAGCCTGCTCATCGCGTTGCTGTGCCAGGGCCATGTGCTGCTCGAGGGAGTGCCCGGTGTGGCCAAGACGCTCCTGGTGCGCGCGCTGGCGGCATCGCTCGACCTCGGCGCCAAGCGCGTGCAGTTCACACCCGACCTCATGCCGGGCGACGTGACCGGCTCGCTCGTGTTCGACGCGCGCACCGCGCAGTTCTCGTTCCGCGAGGGGCCGGTGTTCACCAACCTGCTGCTGGCCGACGAGATCAACCGCACGCCCCCCAAGACACAGGCGGCGCTGTTGGAGGCCATGGAGGAGCGGCAGGTCTCGGTCGACGGGTCGCCGCGCCCGCTGCCCGACCCGTTCGTCGTGGTCGCGACGCAGAACCCGGTCGAGTACGAGGGCACCTACCCGCTGCCCGAGGCGCAGCTCGACCGGTTCCTGCTCAAGGTGGTGCTCCACGTGCCGCCGCGCGAGCAAGAGGTCGAGGTCCTGGCCCGGCACGCCGCCGGGTTCGACCCGCGTGACCTGGCCGCGGCCGGGATCCGCGCCGTCGCGGGCCCGGCGGACCTTGCAGAGGCCCGGGCGCAGGTGCGCCGCGTCACCGTGGCCCCCGAGGTGCTCGGCTACGCCGTCGACGTGTGCCGCGCGACCCGCCAGTCACCGTCGCTCTCGTTGGGGGTCTCACCGCGCGGCGCCACGGCGCTGCTGGCGACCGCGCGCGCGTGGGCATGGCTCAACAAGCGTGACTACGCGACCCCCGACGACGTCAAGGCGCTCGCCCACCCGACGCTGCGCCACCGCGTCCAGTTGCGCCCCGAGGCCGAGCTGGAGGGCGTGACCGCCGAGACGATCCTGTCCTCGGTGCTCGCGACGGTTCCGGTGCCCCGGTGA
- a CDS encoding cation diffusion facilitator family transporter encodes MGGHAHAHGPDAHAPDHRRGLAIAFAITAAILVAQAVGALWTGSLALMVDTAHMLTDVAGLGMALAAASLSLRPATARRTWGLRRIEVLAAGAQAAVLLAVGVYVLIEGVRRLADPPQVPSTELVVFGVVGLAGNLASLLVLRASRSASLNLRAAFLEVLNDALGSIGVIVAAVVIATTGWQRADAVAGLLIGALILPRAVRLLVETGNVLLESTPAGLDLDEVRARLLEVEHVVAVHDLHASLVATGLPTLSAHVVVADSCFQDGHAPQILDRLQECVATRFDVAVEHSTFQLEPSVHAGHEAPSHL; translated from the coding sequence ATGGGCGGGCACGCGCACGCGCACGGGCCGGACGCCCACGCGCCCGACCACCGGCGCGGCCTCGCGATCGCGTTCGCCATCACCGCCGCCATCCTGGTCGCGCAGGCCGTGGGCGCGCTCTGGACCGGATCGCTCGCGCTCATGGTCGACACCGCGCACATGCTGACCGACGTCGCCGGGCTGGGCATGGCGCTGGCCGCCGCGTCCCTGAGCCTGCGCCCGGCCACGGCCCGGCGCACCTGGGGCCTGCGCCGCATCGAGGTGCTCGCCGCGGGCGCCCAGGCGGCCGTCCTGCTCGCCGTCGGGGTCTACGTGCTGATCGAAGGGGTCCGGCGGCTCGCGGACCCGCCGCAGGTGCCCTCGACCGAACTGGTCGTGTTCGGCGTCGTCGGACTGGCGGGCAACCTCGCGTCGCTGCTTGTGCTGCGGGCGTCGCGGTCGGCGTCGCTCAACCTGCGCGCCGCGTTCCTCGAGGTGCTCAACGACGCGCTCGGGTCGATCGGCGTCATCGTCGCGGCCGTCGTGATCGCCACGACGGGATGGCAGCGCGCCGACGCCGTCGCGGGCCTGCTCATCGGGGCGCTTATCCTGCCGCGCGCCGTGCGGCTGCTGGTCGAGACCGGCAACGTGCTGCTGGAGTCGACGCCCGCCGGTCTCGACCTGGACGAGGTGCGCGCCCGGCTGCTGGAGGTCGAGCACGTCGTGGCCGTGCACGACCTGCACGCCTCACTCGTCGCGACCGGACTGCCGACGCTGTCGGCGCACGTGGTCGTGGCCGACTCCTGCTTCCAGGACGGGCACGCGCCGCAGATCCTCGACCGGCTGCAGGAGTGCGTCGCGACGCGGTTCGACGTTGCCGTCGAGCACTCGACATTCCAGTTGGAGCCGTCCGTGCACGCCGGGCACGAGGCGCCGTCGCACCTGTGA
- a CDS encoding DUF4350 domain-containing protein, with amino-acid sequence MSTATVVGDGTTAVVRAGRRWRRVRWTALVLAVFAITVALLVVTRPQTSDTPYAPDSAAPTGSRALAQVLSRQGVEVRHVTTVEEAVRAAEPGTTLLVTPAPLLGDDQAAALADVPADLVLVGPGGTLLRLATGGAADLAILPAAGVLDPACDLPAARAAGAVALDATLELGEPSTGGAVTACYSAGESVALVQVRGDGGDGARTVTAVGDPALLRNANVTEQGNAALALRLLGENERLVWLVPDPFDLSTGDGVGAGGGVLPWWAGAVTGWAVLCAIVVALWRARRLGPLVTEDLPVIVPAAEATRGRGRLYRRARARGHAAAALRAASADRMAGRLGVPRSADKATLADAVVRATTRDPHEVADLLYGPPPAHDAALAALARRLDELESEVHRP; translated from the coding sequence ATGAGCACCGCGACCGTCGTCGGCGACGGGACCACCGCCGTCGTGCGCGCAGGCCGCCGTTGGCGGCGCGTGCGCTGGACCGCGCTGGTCCTCGCGGTGTTCGCGATCACGGTCGCCCTCCTGGTCGTCACGCGCCCGCAGACGTCCGACACGCCGTACGCCCCCGACTCGGCGGCGCCGACCGGATCGCGGGCGCTCGCGCAGGTGCTCTCGCGCCAGGGTGTCGAGGTGCGGCACGTCACGACCGTCGAGGAGGCCGTGCGCGCCGCGGAGCCGGGAACGACGCTCCTGGTGACGCCGGCGCCGCTGCTCGGCGACGACCAGGCTGCGGCGCTCGCCGACGTGCCGGCCGACCTCGTCCTGGTCGGACCGGGCGGCACACTGCTGCGCCTGGCGACCGGTGGGGCGGCCGACCTGGCGATCCTGCCCGCCGCCGGCGTGCTCGACCCGGCGTGCGACCTGCCCGCGGCGCGCGCGGCCGGCGCCGTCGCGCTCGACGCCACGCTCGAGCTCGGCGAGCCGTCGACGGGCGGCGCCGTGACCGCCTGCTACTCCGCGGGCGAGAGCGTCGCACTGGTCCAGGTGCGCGGCGACGGCGGCGACGGCGCCCGCACCGTGACCGCCGTCGGCGACCCCGCGCTGCTGCGCAACGCCAACGTGACCGAGCAGGGCAATGCGGCCCTCGCACTGCGACTGCTCGGCGAGAACGAGCGGCTGGTGTGGCTCGTGCCCGACCCGTTCGACCTCTCGACGGGCGACGGCGTCGGCGCCGGGGGCGGCGTGCTGCCCTGGTGGGCCGGGGCCGTCACCGGGTGGGCGGTGCTGTGCGCGATCGTCGTCGCGCTGTGGCGCGCTCGCCGTTTGGGACCGCTCGTGACCGAAGACCTGCCCGTCATCGTGCCCGCGGCCGAGGCGACGCGAGGGCGCGGACGGCTGTACCGGCGCGCTCGCGCCCGGGGGCACGCCGCGGCGGCGCTGCGGGCGGCGTCGGCCGACCGCATGGCCGGGCGCCTCGGCGTGCCGCGCTCCGCTGACAAGGCCACGCTCGCCGACGCCGTCGTGCGGGCGACCACCCGCGACCCGCACGAGGTCGCGGACCTGCTGTACGGACCCCCACCCGCCCACGACGCGGCGCTCGCCGCGCTCGCCCGGCGGCTCGACGAGCTGGAGAGCGAGGTTCACCGACCGTGA
- a CDS encoding RDD family protein: MHDGILIGEGVVLDARPASFFTRALGGLLDALVTVALLIAVTLAAGFGLSQIDARWAQAGGVALMVTAFVALPVTVETLTRGRSVGKLATGVRVVRDDGGPVRLRHALVRALVGVAELWLTLGGVALIASLANAKGKRLGDMVAGTYAIRVRGGKGWTSPLLMPPELAGWARTADMRRLPDGLALAARRMIDRAPRLAPASRASLADDLAARVEPYVAPAPPVGTPAEAFLHAVLYERRDRELDRGLRDRDRAAEQSQALHRLPYAIPDPRT, encoded by the coding sequence GTGCACGACGGAATCCTCATCGGCGAGGGTGTCGTGCTCGACGCGCGCCCGGCCTCGTTCTTCACCCGGGCGCTCGGCGGGCTGCTCGACGCGCTCGTGACGGTCGCGCTCCTGATCGCCGTCACGCTCGCGGCGGGGTTCGGCCTCTCGCAGATCGACGCGCGGTGGGCGCAGGCCGGCGGCGTCGCGCTCATGGTGACGGCGTTCGTCGCACTGCCTGTCACGGTTGAGACCCTCACGCGCGGCCGTTCGGTCGGCAAGCTCGCCACGGGCGTGCGCGTGGTGCGCGACGACGGCGGCCCCGTCCGGCTCCGGCACGCGCTCGTGCGGGCGCTGGTCGGCGTGGCCGAGCTGTGGCTGACCTTGGGTGGTGTGGCCCTGATCGCCTCGCTCGCCAACGCCAAGGGCAAGCGGCTCGGTGACATGGTCGCGGGCACGTACGCGATCCGCGTGCGCGGGGGCAAGGGCTGGACGTCGCCGTTGTTGATGCCGCCCGAACTGGCCGGATGGGCGCGCACCGCCGACATGCGGCGGCTGCCCGACGGCCTCGCGCTGGCGGCCCGGCGCATGATCGACCGGGCGCCGCGCCTGGCGCCCGCCTCGCGCGCCTCGCTCGCCGACGACCTGGCCGCACGCGTCGAGCCCTATGTGGCGCCCGCTCCGCCGGTGGGCACGCCGGCCGAGGCGTTTCTGCACGCCGTCCTGTACGAGCGTCGCGACCGTGAGCTGGATCGCGGCTTGCGCGACCGCGACCGCGCCGCCGAACAGTCACAGGCCCTGCACCGCCTCCCCTACGCCATTCCCGACCCGCGCACCTGA
- a CDS encoding glycerophosphoryl diester phosphodiesterase membrane domain-containing protein, which yields MSTPSPPDDANPAPPDAGGPAPTPSGWGDVPRYGQYGTGPAAPPTPYGGPAGQSPYRPPSDRPGIIPLRPLTMGEIYDGAFAAVRHNPAVMLGIATLVILIATLVGLVVGMALIPAVTNLVGPLFDDPALQDSGLTIGFTVGDLARTYALAAGNSLTFILAAPIVNGILTVSVSRSVLGERESVRQVWRRLGPRLWTLIGWSLLQTAALLVLVSAYTLAAAALVLAAWQQSLALAVALGILLTIGGLVVAVWLGTRLVLVPPALALESAGLWATVRRAWRLTRRSFWRLLGIYLLASIIVGVIAQVVAVPLGLLGSAIALSVGSSTAAVVATTVVTTVVSTSISTIFLAGVVALLYIDLRMRREGLDVALAAAAADKS from the coding sequence ATGAGCACGCCGAGCCCGCCCGACGACGCCAACCCCGCGCCGCCCGACGCCGGCGGCCCAGCCCCGACACCCTCCGGCTGGGGCGACGTGCCCCGCTACGGGCAGTACGGCACGGGCCCCGCGGCGCCGCCGACGCCCTATGGCGGTCCCGCCGGGCAGTCGCCGTACCGCCCCCCGTCGGACCGCCCGGGCATCATCCCCCTGCGCCCGCTGACCATGGGTGAGATCTACGACGGCGCGTTCGCGGCGGTGCGGCACAACCCCGCGGTGATGCTCGGAATCGCGACGCTGGTCATCCTCATCGCGACACTCGTCGGGCTGGTCGTGGGCATGGCCCTCATCCCGGCGGTCACCAACCTGGTCGGGCCCCTCTTCGACGACCCGGCGCTGCAGGACTCGGGCCTGACCATCGGGTTCACGGTCGGCGACCTCGCCCGGACCTACGCGCTGGCGGCTGGGAACAGCCTGACCTTCATCCTCGCGGCGCCGATCGTCAACGGCATCCTGACCGTGTCGGTCAGCCGCTCGGTGCTCGGGGAGCGGGAGAGCGTGCGCCAGGTGTGGCGACGGCTCGGCCCGCGCCTGTGGACCCTCATCGGGTGGTCGCTGCTGCAGACGGCCGCGCTGCTCGTGCTGGTCTCGGCGTACACGCTCGCGGCCGCCGCACTGGTCCTCGCCGCCTGGCAGCAGTCACTGGCGCTCGCCGTCGCGCTCGGGATCCTCCTCACGATCGGCGGCCTCGTGGTGGCCGTCTGGCTCGGCACGCGCCTGGTTCTGGTGCCGCCCGCGCTCGCGCTCGAGAGCGCGGGCCTGTGGGCCACGGTGCGCCGTGCGTGGCGCCTGACGCGCCGCTCGTTCTGGCGCCTCCTGGGCATCTACCTGTTGGCCTCCATCATCGTGGGCGTGATCGCCCAGGTGGTCGCGGTGCCGCTCGGGTTGCTGGGCAGCGCCATCGCGCTGTCGGTGGGATCCTCGACGGCGGCGGTCGTGGCCACCACGGTCGTGACCACGGTCGTCTCGACGTCCATCTCGACGATCTTCCTCGCGGGCGTCGTCGCGCTGCTCTACATCGACCTGCGCATGCGGCGCGAGGGCCTCGACGTCGCACTGGCCGCCGCCGCGGCCGACAAGAGCTGA
- a CDS encoding DUF58 domain-containing protein, whose protein sequence is MTLTGRAALLAVAGIVPVALWPAPGTVVIWAAVVALACGADALLAASPRRVALTRQVPTSVRLGQGATCELTVVNDSGRTLRALVRDAWPPSVAATSDAETSDAGASDAGVSDAAGPVAAASARTVRTARHRVRLRDGDGTRLATPLRPRRRGDRPAGPVTVRSFGPLGLAARQATLEVPVRLRVLPEFASRRHLPSRLARLREMDGRSAVQVRGEGTEFDSLRAYVVGDDVRSIDWRATARRADVVVRTWRPERDRRVLIVLDTGRTAATRVGGAAPRLDASIEAALLLAALADHAGDRVQVLAYDRTLRARVAGASGRRLLPELADALAGVEPRLLETDWPGLVGQVRAHAPQRALVVLLTALDPAAVETGLLTVVSQLAGTHRVVVAGVADAEVAALRAGRGPEAVYDAAAAARGDLERAAVCDVLRRQGAHVLEALPDDLPPALADVYLALKAAGRL, encoded by the coding sequence GTGACCCTCACCGGTCGGGCCGCGCTGCTGGCCGTCGCCGGGATCGTGCCGGTCGCGCTGTGGCCGGCGCCCGGGACGGTCGTGATCTGGGCCGCCGTCGTCGCGCTCGCGTGCGGGGCCGACGCGCTGCTGGCGGCCTCGCCGCGGCGCGTGGCGCTCACCCGCCAGGTTCCGACGTCGGTGCGGCTCGGGCAGGGAGCGACGTGCGAGCTGACTGTCGTCAACGACTCGGGGCGCACACTGCGGGCGCTGGTGCGCGACGCGTGGCCGCCGTCGGTCGCCGCCACATCCGACGCGGAGACCTCCGACGCCGGAGCGTCCGACGCGGGGGTCTCCGACGCCGCCGGCCCTGTCGCCGCCGCGTCGGCGCGGACCGTGCGCACGGCACGCCACCGCGTCCGGCTGCGCGACGGCGACGGGACCCGCCTGGCCACGCCGCTGCGCCCGCGCCGCCGCGGGGACCGCCCCGCGGGCCCGGTCACGGTGCGCTCGTTCGGGCCGCTCGGGTTGGCCGCGCGGCAGGCCACGCTGGAGGTTCCGGTGCGGCTGCGGGTGCTGCCCGAGTTCGCCTCGCGCCGCCACCTGCCCTCCCGGCTCGCGCGGCTGCGCGAGATGGACGGGCGCTCGGCCGTGCAGGTGCGCGGCGAGGGCACCGAGTTCGACTCGCTGCGCGCCTACGTCGTGGGCGACGACGTGCGGTCGATCGACTGGCGGGCCACGGCGCGGCGCGCGGACGTCGTCGTGCGGACCTGGCGGCCCGAGCGCGACCGGCGCGTGCTCATCGTGCTCGACACCGGTCGCACGGCAGCCACCCGCGTGGGCGGCGCGGCCCCGCGGCTCGACGCCTCGATCGAGGCTGCGCTGCTGCTCGCCGCGCTCGCCGACCACGCCGGGGACCGTGTGCAGGTCCTCGCCTACGACCGCACACTGCGCGCCCGCGTGGCGGGGGCCTCGGGGCGGCGACTGCTGCCCGAGCTCGCCGACGCGCTCGCGGGCGTCGAGCCGCGGCTGCTGGAGACCGACTGGCCCGGGCTCGTGGGCCAGGTGCGCGCGCACGCGCCGCAGCGGGCGCTCGTCGTGCTGCTGACCGCGCTCGACCCCGCCGCCGTCGAGACCGGGCTGCTCACCGTCGTCAGCCAGCTCGCCGGCACACACCGGGTCGTCGTCGCGGGGGTGGCCGACGCCGAGGTGGCGGCGCTGCGCGCGGGCCGCGGGCCCGAGGCGGTCTACGACGCCGCCGCGGCCGCCCGCGGCGACCTGGAGCGGGCCGCGGTCTGCGACGTGCTGCGCCGCCAGGGGGCCCACGTGCTCGAGGCCCTGCCCGACGACCTGCCGCCCGCCCTGGCCGACGTCTACCTCGCGCTCAAAGCGGCCGGCCGCCTGTAG
- the mtrA gene encoding MtrAB system response regulator MtrA, with amino-acid sequence MKSRVLVVDDDTALAEMIGIVLRAEGFEPVFCADGDGAVAAFRAAQPDLVLLDLMLPGKDGTQVCREIRAESGVPIIMLTAKSDTVDVVLGLESGADDYVPKPFKPKELVARIRARLRRTEDPGPERLLVGDLEIDVTGHTVTRDGARIGLTPLEFDLLVALARKPWQVFTREVLLEKVWGYRHAADTRLVNVHVQRLRSKVERDPENPEIVLTVRGVGYKAGAPR; translated from the coding sequence ATGAAGTCGCGTGTTCTTGTCGTCGACGACGACACCGCCCTGGCCGAGATGATCGGCATCGTGCTGCGCGCCGAGGGCTTCGAGCCGGTGTTCTGCGCCGACGGCGACGGCGCCGTCGCCGCGTTCCGCGCGGCCCAGCCCGACCTCGTCCTGCTCGACCTGATGCTCCCGGGTAAGGACGGCACGCAGGTGTGCCGCGAGATTCGCGCCGAGTCGGGTGTCCCGATCATCATGCTGACCGCCAAGAGCGACACCGTCGACGTCGTCCTGGGCCTGGAGTCCGGCGCCGACGACTACGTGCCCAAGCCGTTCAAGCCCAAGGAGCTCGTGGCCCGCATCCGCGCGCGCCTGCGCCGCACCGAGGACCCGGGCCCCGAGCGCCTGCTGGTCGGCGACCTCGAGATCGACGTGACCGGCCACACCGTGACGCGCGACGGCGCCCGCATCGGCCTGACGCCGCTCGAGTTCGACCTGCTCGTGGCCCTGGCCCGCAAGCCGTGGCAGGTGTTCACCCGTGAGGTGCTGCTGGAGAAGGTGTGGGGCTACCGGCACGCGGCCGACACGCGCCTGGTCAACGTGCACGTGCAGCGGCTGCGCTCGAAGGTCGAGCGTGACCCTGAGAACCCGGAGATCGTCCTGACCGTCCGCGGCGTGGGCTACAAGGCGGGCGCCCCGCGGTGA
- the mtrB gene encoding MtrAB system histidine kinase MtrB has protein sequence MTTSGAAAPADWDARRAGPGGLWRRLRVLVGRRARAAVYRWRSSMQVRVVTSALAVGVVTVALLGEFLSTSVRDGLFEQRVAQLDLEAAHSAVIVREAFASAPVTSTADVQALVITLADTRRNGASSARGSMLASSPDASAALNTVASPQWMARDDVTSHALRAATLASDHQMWQSVMIPAAFSESGHDEPGVVFGAAVDVPLGGKFGLYTLYSLQPEQETLRFVQRTLALGALAIVALIGVITWLVTRQAVTPVRRAAATAARLADGHLSERMPGKGYDEMATLARSFNEMAASLQDQIRRMEALSTAQRRFVSDVSHELRTPLTTIRIAGEVIHSARDELDDGARRSAELLQQQLDRFEELLADLLEISRFDAGAAVLDVEQRDLEGIVSAVVDTATPLAERKGVFLSVHLPDEPAVADVDPRRVERVLRNLVVNAVEHAEGKPVEITVGANAQSVAVVVRDHGIGMTPEEVAHVFDRFWRADPARARTSGGTGLGLAISLEDAHLHAGRLEAWGRTGHGASFRLTLPRRAGLSVEDPPLPLVPTPRALTGLPTGQIPVVMPAEGPTPSAIPDLSALPDVEPSTAPAPQGREARA, from the coding sequence GTGACCACCTCGGGCGCCGCCGCGCCGGCGGACTGGGACGCCCGGCGCGCCGGGCCGGGTGGGCTGTGGCGTCGCCTGCGCGTGCTGGTCGGTCGCCGCGCGCGCGCCGCCGTCTACCGCTGGCGCTCCTCGATGCAGGTGCGCGTGGTCACCTCGGCGCTCGCGGTCGGCGTCGTGACCGTCGCGCTGCTGGGTGAGTTCCTGTCGACGTCGGTGCGCGACGGCCTGTTCGAACAGCGGGTCGCGCAGCTCGACCTGGAGGCGGCGCACTCGGCCGTCATCGTGCGCGAGGCGTTCGCCTCGGCCCCCGTCACCTCGACGGCCGACGTGCAGGCGTTGGTCATCACGCTCGCCGACACGCGGCGCAACGGCGCGTCGAGCGCGCGCGGGTCGATGCTGGCCAGCTCTCCGGACGCGTCCGCCGCCCTCAACACTGTCGCCTCACCCCAGTGGATGGCCCGCGACGACGTCACCTCGCACGCGCTGCGCGCCGCGACGCTCGCCTCGGACCACCAGATGTGGCAGTCCGTCATGATCCCCGCGGCCTTCAGCGAGTCCGGTCACGACGAGCCCGGCGTGGTGTTCGGTGCGGCCGTCGACGTGCCCCTGGGCGGCAAGTTCGGTCTGTACACGCTCTACTCGCTCCAGCCCGAGCAGGAGACGCTGCGGTTCGTCCAGCGCACGCTCGCGCTCGGCGCGCTCGCCATCGTCGCGCTCATCGGCGTGATCACGTGGCTCGTCACACGGCAGGCCGTCACGCCCGTGCGCCGTGCCGCGGCCACGGCCGCGCGTCTGGCCGACGGGCACCTGTCCGAGCGCATGCCCGGCAAGGGCTACGACGAGATGGCCACGCTCGCCCGGTCGTTCAACGAGATGGCCGCCAGCCTGCAAGACCAGATCCGGCGCATGGAGGCATTGTCGACCGCCCAGCGCCGCTTCGTCTCCGACGTCTCGCACGAGCTGCGCACTCCGCTGACCACGATCCGCATCGCCGGTGAGGTCATCCACTCCGCGCGCGACGAGCTCGACGACGGGGCGCGCCGCTCGGCGGAGCTGCTGCAGCAGCAGCTCGACCGCTTCGAGGAGCTGCTCGCCGACCTGCTGGAGATCTCGCGGTTCGACGCCGGAGCGGCGGTGCTCGACGTCGAGCAGCGCGACCTGGAGGGCATCGTGTCCGCCGTCGTCGACACCGCGACCCCGCTCGCCGAGCGCAAGGGCGTGTTCCTGTCGGTGCACCTGCCCGACGAGCCCGCGGTCGCCGACGTCGACCCGCGCCGCGTCGAGCGGGTCCTGCGCAACCTCGTGGTCAACGCCGTCGAGCACGCCGAGGGCAAGCCCGTGGAGATCACTGTCGGCGCCAACGCCCAGTCCGTCGCCGTCGTGGTGCGCGATCACGGCATCGGCATGACGCCCGAGGAGGTCGCCCACGTGTTCGACAGGTTCTGGCGCGCCGACCCCGCCCGGGCCCGCACCTCGGGCGGGACCGGGCTCGGCCTGGCGATCTCGCTCGAGGACGCGCACCTGCACGCCGGGCGCCTCGAAGCCTGGGGCCGCACCGGGCACGGGGCCAGCTTCCGGCTCACGCTGCCGCGGCGCGCCGGCCTGTCGGTCGAGGACCCGCCGTTGCCACTGGTCCCGACGCCGCGCGCGCTGACGGGCCTGCCGACCGGCCAGATCCCCGTCGTCATGCCCGCCGAGGGGCCCACACCGAGCGCGATCCCCGACCTGAGCGCGCTGCCCGACGTCGAGCCGTCGACGGCGCCCGCCCCGCAGGGACGCGAGGCGCGCGCATGA